The following are encoded together in the Streptomyces flavofungini genome:
- a CDS encoding MFS transporter, translated as MSREQRGPNEKLGTVLALAGISNAGLARRVNDLGAQRGLTLRYDKTSVARWVSKGMVPQGAAPHLIAAAIGQKLGRPVPLHEIGLADADPAPEVGLAFPRDVGAAVKAATELYRLDLAGRRTGGGIWQSLAGSFAVSAYATPASRWLITPADSSVARDASHDGAPDAAHQDDGGPPMKVGHSDVLKLREAAEDARRWDSKYGGGDWRSSMVPECLRVEAAPLLLGSYSDEVGRALFGASAELTRLAGWMAFDTGQQEAAQRYYIQALRLARAAADVPLGGYVLASMSLQATYRGFGDEGVDLAQAALERNRGLATARTMSFFRLVEARAHARANDAPAAGAALRAAEGWLERARDGDNDPSWLGFYGYDRFAADAAECYRDLKAPRQVRRFTEQALSRPTEEFVRSHGLRLVVSAVAELESGNLDAACEQGVRAVEVAGRISSARTTEYVKDLLHRLEPYGDEPRVAELRERARPLLVAPA; from the coding sequence ATGTCCAGGGAGCAACGCGGGCCGAATGAGAAGCTCGGCACCGTTCTCGCCCTCGCGGGAATCAGCAACGCGGGACTCGCCCGCAGAGTCAACGACCTCGGCGCGCAACGCGGCCTGACGCTTCGTTACGACAAGACGTCGGTGGCGCGCTGGGTGTCCAAGGGCATGGTGCCGCAGGGCGCCGCCCCGCACCTCATCGCCGCCGCCATCGGGCAGAAGCTCGGCCGCCCCGTGCCCCTGCACGAGATCGGCCTCGCCGACGCCGACCCGGCCCCCGAGGTGGGCCTCGCCTTCCCGCGCGACGTGGGCGCCGCCGTGAAGGCGGCCACCGAGCTGTACCGCCTGGACCTGGCCGGACGCAGGACCGGCGGCGGCATCTGGCAGTCCCTGGCCGGCTCCTTCGCGGTCAGCGCGTACGCCACGCCCGCGTCCCGCTGGCTGATAACCCCGGCCGACAGCTCCGTCGCGCGTGACGCCTCGCACGACGGGGCGCCCGACGCGGCCCACCAGGACGACGGCGGACCGCCGATGAAGGTCGGCCACAGCGACGTCCTGAAGCTGCGCGAGGCGGCCGAGGACGCGCGCCGCTGGGACTCCAAGTACGGCGGCGGGGACTGGCGTTCCTCCATGGTCCCCGAGTGCCTGCGCGTCGAGGCGGCGCCGCTGCTCCTCGGTTCGTACTCCGACGAAGTGGGACGCGCCCTCTTCGGAGCCAGCGCCGAACTCACCCGGCTCGCCGGCTGGATGGCGTTCGACACCGGCCAGCAGGAGGCCGCCCAGCGGTACTACATCCAGGCCCTGCGGCTCGCCCGCGCGGCCGCCGACGTGCCCCTGGGGGGATACGTCCTCGCGTCCATGTCCCTCCAGGCGACGTACCGGGGCTTCGGCGACGAAGGGGTGGACCTCGCGCAGGCCGCGCTCGAACGCAACAGGGGCCTCGCGACCGCGCGCACCATGAGCTTCTTCCGGCTCGTGGAGGCGCGCGCGCACGCGCGCGCCAACGACGCGCCCGCCGCCGGTGCCGCCCTGCGGGCCGCCGAAGGCTGGCTGGAGCGCGCCAGGGACGGCGACAACGACCCCTCCTGGCTCGGCTTCTACGGCTACGACCGCTTCGCCGCGGACGCCGCCGAGTGCTACCGCGACCTGAAGGCGCCCCGCCAGGTGCGCCGCTTCACCGAGCAGGCGCTGTCGCGGCCCACCGAGGAGTTCGTGCGCTCGCACGGATTACGGCTCGTGGTGTCGGCCGTCGCCGAGCTGGAGTCGGGCAACCTCGACGCCGCCTGCGAGCAGGGGGTGCGGGCGGTGGAGGTCGCCGGAAGGATCTCGTCCGCGCGGACCACGGAGTACGTGAAGGACCTGCTGCACCGCCTGGAGCCGTACGGCGACGAGCCCCGGGTGGCGGAGCTGCGGGAGCGGGCGCGGCCGCTGCTTGTCGCTCCCGCCTAG